Below is a window of Nicotiana tabacum cultivar K326 chromosome 19, ASM71507v2, whole genome shotgun sequence DNA.
ATTGTGCATGTCCAGAAGGTTCAATAGTAGAAGCATGCATAGCAAATGAGTGTATGGCATTTTGCTCACGATATTTGAAGGGTGGAGATTCAAGGTCTTATTGTTCAAGAAAATGCGGTGATGAAATTGAGCATGAGACTAGTAAAGAAGAATGTCTTTTTCCAACTGTTGGTGAGTCGTACGGTGGAGTAGATGTATTTGAGTTGGATGAGAAAACATGGTTGCAAGCACATCGACATGTACTTTTCAATTGCGAGTCAAAAGTAGTTGAGAATTATAAAAAGTAAGCGTtatatctattatttattatatgtatattacttatttgataaaaaattaaatatatgcAAGTTACATAATAGGAAACATATTGCTGAAATCAAGAGATCACATCGTAAACGTTGTTTGACACAACATCAACTTGATCGTGTGCATTTCAATACATTTCACGAGTGGTTCAAGGAGAAAGTAAGTAGTAGGACTAAGTCATTAGTTATGTTGAATTATTGTCCTTGTACATATATTCACATTTAtagttgtatcttttatttggTTAGGTAAAGGAGTTAGAAGCCACATCTAACATCTTAAAGGATGTTAAAGTCCTTGCGCAAGGGCCGAGTTACATTGCAAAAAGATTTAATGCATTCGATGTAAATAATGGGTATCGGTTTCGAACGAAGCAAAGTTAAGAATTTAAGGTGACACAAAATAGTGGTGTTATGGTCGTTTCAAAGACTGAAAATTATGCAAGTACAAGTAACAATGCTCCAAAGTCTGCAAATATCACATATTATGGAAGATTGAATGATATTGTGGAGTTAAACTACTACGAAGAATTTAAGGTTGTCTTATTTAAGTGTGATTGGGTTGATGTAACCAAAGGTAGAGGAGTTAAGGAAGATGACTTGGGTTTCACACTTGTGAATTTCTCACGCCTAGCAGACTCTGGCGATCGAGAACGTCATGAGCCCTTTATTTTTGAAGAACAAGCTCAACAAGTAATATTTGTACAAAATCCTCAAGATCATGAATGGTTTGTCCCTAGGTTAATTAAACCTCGAGATATTTTTAATATGGGAGAGGAAAATAGTTTATAGTTTGACTTATCAATGCAGAGTGATGCCACTGACTTGGCTCTCTTAGAAAATGCTCGTGTTCCAGAGGATGAGTATAATGATTGGGTAAGAAGTGGTGTCGATGGGATAGTAATTGATACAAGCATACATTCTCAAGCTTCTCTAAATGATGGTGAAGCTAATGTTGAGAGAGAAAATGGCATTGAAAATGAATGTGATTCTGAATAAGATAGTTAGAACTTATAGAGTATTTTTCTTGCAAGTGTTATTTAAGAACTTCTAGGGATTCTTTTCATGCAGAAATTTGAATAAATATACTTTTTGCTTTCACTTTGAAGCATTTTATAGAAGATGCATGTTAGTCAGCTATGGatttttcatgtttgtattggtTGATTtttggttgaattgagtgaatTCTTTGTGCTTTCTTTTAGTTATATTTTGTTGATTGTAGCCCTTGTACTGCAATATGCTAAGGTGTTATTATAATTGGACAATAGTTTTTGTTGGTGCATCAATTCCTTTTATCTCTTGAACTATCTTTGTCGCAAGGCTTTGTTTGTATGCACGAATTTCTATTCATTAATTTTTCACAGCTTGAGATGAGGACGATGATTCCTCCTATTTTGCGTGTGACCTGTTGATTGATTGGAGTTAATCTGGTACTAGTATAACTTAATGCAGCTAGATagtttctttattttgaaaaaaagaaggatGCAAACTAGAGGTTGCAACCGACTGGTAGTTGAacaagatgaagatgaagatgtgaGACCCTATATTGAGCACTTGATGGATGGTCAAAACTACTCCAGAGCCCAGCCATATATTGAGCAGTTGATGGATAGTCAGAACTACTCTGACGCCCAAGCACGTAATGGTCAATCTAATGAGTTGAATAGTTCTGATGGTGGCACTGAGATTCAACATGATGAAGATTCAGGTAATGCTTCTATAGTATTGCAATCTGATTATGTATAACATTAGATGATAGCTTTCATTTGCTAGTATGTGTGAATTTGGCTGAGTTTGTTCTTAACTAAAACAGTTGCTAATGCTTCAGTGGACTACTTTGGCCTTGGTGAACCTTCTGTTAGTTAAGATCTATGTTAGTTAAAAGCTTTGTTAGTTGTGGACTACTTTGTTGGGTAAAAGGGCCAACTCTCATGCGAAAGATAGGCTCACACACTACATGTAAATGAGTAAGGTTCTGTTAGATGTGTCTGCATCTTTTGGTTGTGTTACAAATTGTGAAACTAACACAACTTCATTATTAGGATCATGTGCTTGACTCCTTTCATATGATGATTCTTGATTTCCTACAACCTTAACTTCAGTTCCAATATGAGCACTTTATTGTAATTCCTTGACATTGTTGTGATATTTATAGTAATACTCCTGCTTTGGTAGTCTCTTTCAACAGCTTAATGTTAAAGTATCTGGAGTTAGAATTCTTGAAGTCACCACATTATTCAGATTTTTTTCATTCTAGGTAATTCAGAAGCAAAAAAAGTTTGTGGGCCTACTTTACTAAAAGATATTTGGAAACTTCCGTCGGGGAAGACAATTGATGTGTCGTTTAATAATCGTAACCAAGATATTGGGAAAGAGGGTCGACAACTTGCTAACTTTCTAGGAATTATTGCCAGAACTCCAGAACTAACACCTCTACATATAGATGATTGGAGAAATTTTGACAACgaggaaaagaagaaattggTGGATTTTGTGAGGGTATGAaaaagttattattattattattattattattattattattattattattattattattattattattattattattttgtgaaAAGATACAAAGATGTTATCTTCTAAATGTTGGCTTTTATTTTTTCAGAAGAAGTTCTCTATCCCAAAACGTGGAAAAGCGTGGGTCTTAAAGTCACTAGGAAAGAAATAGAAAGATTACAAGTGCGAGTTAAAGGGTGAGTATACGCTAAAATATAAGACTAAAGACGCATTACTAAAAAAATAGACCAAGTCGCATACCGAGAGACCAATGGAGTGGTCTTGTCTCTTATTGGCTTTCTGATAAAGCTAAGATATGAACTTCGAAAATTCTCCTAGTATGCTCATTTTCATAGCGTTTTTATTTTAGTTATGCTcaatttttatttatgatttataAGATATAGTTTTAATATTTCAATGACGGAGACGTACCCAAGCAAATAAAAATAATAGGGCCAAGCAAACGATGCCTCACACAGGAGGATCCAAAAGTATTTTTACCTTGATGAATGAGCAGGTAAACTTGTGAAAATTACAAACTATAATATCTTAAACCTTTTTTTGTCACGCATATCTGatatcatttttattatattaggCTGTAAATGGGATTGAGCCTACACGAGCAGAAATTTTCTTATTAACTTATAAAAAAACGTAAGGATGGTAGGCCACTGGATGATGATTCCGTCAAGACAATCGTAA
It encodes the following:
- the LOC142173461 gene encoding uncharacterized protein LOC142173461; this translates as MGHRRFLKSGHKYRNDAKLFDGTKETRPAPCPVFGSLVLNQVKDIKFTLGQSSEGVSGVMKNTWKKRSIFFDLPYWKFNLVHHNIYAMHIEKNVCDNLIYTLLGLGKRSKDNLEARLDLKEMKIRPSLWPQYRASGKAYLPPTFFTMSQNKKELFYEVLQNAKFQDGYASNISRCIRKRNISGLKTHDCHVIIQELLPLALRRSVDKRVSSILIELCSFFRVLCSKELKLEELKLLEEKISETLSTMEKLFLPGFFTIMVHLVIHLAIEAKLVVPVHYRWMHPIERYLGTLKSYVRNCACPEGSIVEACIANECMAFCSRYLKGGDSRSYCSRKCGDEIEHETSKEECLFPTVGESYGGVDVFELDEKTWLQAHRHVLFNCESKVVENYKKKHIAEIKRSHRKRCLTQHQLDRVHFNTFHEWFKEKVKELEATSNILKDVKVLAQGPSYIAKRFNAFDTENYASTSNNAPKSANITYYGRLNDIVELNYYEEFKVVLFKCDWVDVTKGRGVKEDDLGFTLVNFSRLADSGDRERHEPFIFEEQAQQSDATDLALLENARVPEDEYNDWVRSGVDGIVIDTSIHSQASLNDGEANVERENGIENECDSE